The following are encoded in a window of Armatimonas rosea genomic DNA:
- a CDS encoding amino acid ABC transporter ATP-binding protein has protein sequence MLDIQNLEKSFGQTPVLRGISLAVKEGEVIGLIGASGSGKSTLLRCLNRLETPSGGTVTFQGKTDHDENTLRQQIGMVFQRFNLFPHLTALQNVALAPQKVRKLDKATAEKKARELLAQVHLSEHADKLPAQLSGGQQQRVAIARALAMQPAVLLFDEPTSALDPELVGEVLEVLRDLAKTGRTMLVATHEMGFCKEVAHRVCFLDAGKILEEGPPEQLFETPKEPRTREFLARVLK, from the coding sequence CTGCTGGACATTCAGAACTTGGAGAAATCCTTTGGGCAGACCCCGGTCTTGCGAGGCATCTCGCTCGCGGTGAAGGAGGGCGAGGTGATCGGGCTGATCGGGGCGAGCGGCTCGGGCAAGTCGACACTCCTGCGCTGCCTCAATCGCCTGGAGACTCCCAGCGGTGGGACAGTGACGTTTCAGGGGAAGACCGACCACGACGAAAACACGCTGCGCCAGCAGATTGGGATGGTCTTTCAGCGCTTCAATCTCTTTCCGCACCTCACCGCGCTGCAAAATGTCGCCCTCGCGCCCCAGAAAGTCCGCAAGCTCGACAAGGCCACGGCGGAGAAAAAAGCCCGGGAGCTCTTGGCGCAGGTGCACCTCAGCGAGCACGCTGACAAGCTCCCCGCACAGCTCTCCGGCGGCCAGCAGCAACGGGTCGCAATCGCCCGTGCGCTCGCCATGCAGCCCGCCGTCCTGCTCTTTGACGAGCCCACCTCAGCGCTGGACCCCGAATTAGTCGGCGAGGTGCTCGAGGTGCTCCGCGACCTCGCCAAGACAGGCCGCACGATGCTGGTCGCCACCCACGAGATGGGCTTCTGCAAAGAAGTCGCGCACCGGGTGTGTTTTTTGGATGCCGGAAAGATCCTCGAAGAAGGCCCCCCCGAGCAGCTCTTCGAGACCCCCAAAGAGCCCCGCACAAGAGAGTTCCTCGCCCGCGTCCTCAAATAA
- a CDS encoding 2Fe-2S iron-sulfur cluster-binding protein, with the protein MAGTNPYAAPVSYEKPKQPYKLTILMDGEKHEFTINPSSLPMGDNGLPGSILDICDGQGLPLEHTCGGVCACSTCHIVVKEGWSSLNEATEDEEDQLEEAPGLTLRSRLGCQCVPNGTQDVVVEVPGWNRNAVKETPH; encoded by the coding sequence ATGGCTGGAACGAATCCCTACGCGGCACCGGTTTCTTACGAGAAGCCCAAGCAACCCTACAAGCTGACGATCCTCATGGACGGCGAGAAGCACGAGTTTACGATCAATCCGTCGTCATTGCCTATGGGCGACAATGGCCTCCCCGGCTCGATCCTCGATATCTGCGATGGCCAGGGGCTCCCGCTGGAGCACACCTGCGGCGGGGTCTGCGCCTGCTCGACCTGTCATATTGTTGTGAAAGAGGGCTGGAGCTCGCTCAACGAGGCCACCGAGGACGAAGAAGATCAGCTCGAAGAGGCACCCGGCCTGACCCTGCGCTCACGCCTGGGCTGCCAGTGCGTCCCCAACGGCACCCAAGACGTGGTTGTCGAGGTGCCCGGCTGGAACCGAAACGCCGTCAAAGAGACGCCGCACTAG
- a CDS encoding PQQ-binding-like beta-propeller repeat protein produces the protein MRFWPILVGVLLLFGTRPAGAQSLAAPPYVRQWSWFSRGGAEVFAVEKSRVYYTSRSGVGALELATGKLLWGSLLGKWVQAALLHQETLFALAPNENPCALYAVHASTGKSRLLVSFPHRATTLAHDANSLYVLDEHGKLWAVSPLTGKVLWSTALVAKSGRRSFSANLLCTKDSLYVGLSDVGEIGLDSKTGKVRWSRKAEYAHLYPALPYGDTVITRFAGLQRTDIRTGKIVWKKTLEAWNFALIDDVLILQTLSAFQGYQASTCVPLWHYPTTPREFSLEQGLSLGKSVLLHERTEENPVAALLTSTGKELWKEPTPFTGTPVYAESGRVITDDGFCIRGYTRGTPPSLPATEPEKKALAERLASHFEQIDNRERKLLERLKPYTFPPFLAHYLDWARRYDAKRDSAESQAYYSLIMDARPYLLSLCEKENTEAMVAGWKSLGAKSSWRRELESVLQEKGDPAGYVPILVASLKTQPQTRHDDSAALSAVAHSSHSEAVAFLIEALRDPKAPPDWRREAFRHLAGTGGVAGAAAVREARAKRVPRKPWYERLELSKLEPEELVATKKDTKGRTWLLFHSAILGNRNDLFLVEKRKAGTWGTPLFTGIATEDRDRPSASRRFSGIPTRSKFVKTEWIKRLPDDPTLRRDSDGDGLTDLVEQRLGLSPKNADTDGDGLRDGVDPCPNVAPRPLDDTEKILAACVEAYFFAFHWDTPSLFSLYGVTPFELYGSSGVALWHASGEMNPLFSVYEGGVNLINFYAPGEESKQKRERVAYSADRQSARVMISRYAGGLDGDTSEVFLKKIEGEWFVVDFQLRLVS, from the coding sequence ATGCGTTTCTGGCCCATTCTTGTCGGGGTGCTCCTGCTCTTTGGCACGCGTCCCGCAGGCGCACAGTCCCTCGCGGCCCCGCCGTATGTACGGCAGTGGAGCTGGTTTAGTCGGGGAGGAGCCGAGGTCTTTGCGGTGGAGAAAAGCCGTGTCTACTACACCTCTCGCTCTGGTGTGGGGGCACTGGAGCTGGCCACGGGGAAGCTACTCTGGGGGAGCCTACTGGGGAAGTGGGTCCAGGCCGCTCTCCTCCACCAGGAGACTCTCTTTGCGCTGGCTCCCAATGAGAACCCCTGTGCTCTCTATGCCGTCCACGCGAGCACGGGGAAGTCACGCCTGCTGGTTTCCTTTCCACACCGGGCCACCACACTGGCGCACGATGCCAACTCTCTCTATGTACTAGACGAGCACGGAAAGCTCTGGGCAGTCTCCCCCTTGACCGGGAAAGTTCTCTGGAGCACGGCATTGGTAGCCAAGAGTGGACGCCGCTCGTTCTCTGCCAATCTCCTCTGCACAAAAGATAGCCTCTACGTGGGGCTGAGCGATGTGGGGGAGATCGGGCTGGACTCAAAGACAGGAAAGGTTCGCTGGAGCCGCAAGGCCGAATATGCCCACCTCTACCCTGCACTTCCGTATGGCGATACGGTTATCACACGCTTCGCGGGCCTTCAGCGGACCGATATTCGGACCGGGAAGATTGTCTGGAAGAAGACACTGGAAGCGTGGAATTTTGCTCTGATCGACGATGTTCTAATTCTGCAAACACTAAGCGCATTTCAAGGATACCAAGCAAGCACTTGCGTACCCCTCTGGCACTACCCGACCACTCCGCGCGAGTTCTCATTAGAACAAGGTCTCTCGCTTGGGAAGAGTGTTCTTCTCCACGAGCGCACGGAGGAGAATCCAGTGGCGGCCTTACTCACCAGCACGGGCAAGGAGCTTTGGAAAGAGCCGACTCCCTTCACGGGAACCCCCGTCTACGCCGAGTCGGGCCGCGTGATCACAGATGATGGCTTCTGTATCCGGGGTTACACTCGGGGGACGCCTCCCTCTCTCCCTGCCACAGAGCCGGAGAAGAAGGCACTCGCCGAGCGTCTGGCCTCACACTTTGAGCAGATTGACAACCGGGAACGCAAGCTTTTGGAGCGGCTCAAGCCCTACACCTTCCCCCCCTTTCTGGCGCACTATCTGGATTGGGCAAGACGCTACGATGCCAAACGCGATAGCGCGGAGAGCCAAGCCTACTACAGCCTCATCATGGATGCGCGTCCTTACTTGCTCTCCCTCTGCGAGAAAGAAAACACCGAGGCAATGGTGGCGGGCTGGAAGAGCCTCGGCGCGAAGAGTAGCTGGCGCAGGGAGCTGGAGAGTGTGCTTCAGGAGAAAGGCGACCCGGCAGGCTATGTCCCGATTCTCGTTGCCAGCCTGAAGACGCAGCCACAGACGCGGCACGATGACAGTGCGGCCCTCTCCGCTGTCGCGCACTCATCGCATTCTGAGGCAGTGGCGTTTCTGATCGAAGCACTGCGTGATCCCAAAGCTCCCCCCGACTGGCGCCGGGAGGCATTTCGCCACCTTGCGGGAACGGGCGGTGTCGCCGGGGCAGCCGCCGTACGGGAGGCTCGGGCAAAGCGCGTCCCACGTAAGCCCTGGTACGAGCGCCTGGAGCTAAGCAAGTTAGAGCCAGAGGAGCTTGTCGCCACCAAGAAAGATACCAAAGGTCGCACGTGGCTCCTCTTTCACAGCGCGATCCTGGGAAACCGGAACGATCTGTTTCTCGTGGAGAAGCGAAAGGCGGGCACTTGGGGGACGCCGCTCTTTACGGGGATCGCAACAGAGGACCGAGACAGACCAAGTGCCTCCCGGCGATTCTCTGGCATCCCTACCCGCAGCAAGTTTGTCAAAACGGAGTGGATCAAGCGCCTCCCCGACGACCCGACCCTTCGCAGAGATAGCGATGGCGATGGCCTGACTGATCTTGTCGAGCAACGCTTGGGGCTGAGTCCCAAGAACGCCGACACGGATGGCGATGGCCTGCGCGACGGAGTCGATCCTTGTCCCAATGTGGCACCGCGTCCCCTCGACGATACGGAGAAAATCCTGGCTGCCTGCGTGGAAGCCTACTTCTTTGCCTTCCACTGGGACACCCCGAGTCTTTTTTCCCTGTACGGGGTGACTCCCTTTGAGCTCTATGGCTCTTCTGGGGTCGCCCTCTGGCACGCTTCTGGTGAGATGAATCCTCTCTTCTCCGTCTATGAAGGAGGTGTCAATCTGATCAATTTCTATGCCCCTGGAGAAGAGAGCAAACAAAAGAGAGAGCGGGTTGCCTATAGCGCCGATCGTCAG